The proteins below are encoded in one region of Paenibacillus sp. YYML68:
- a CDS encoding long-chain fatty acid--CoA ligase codes for MTTKRWLAHYPVEVPPTYEYPRCSIAQFLLQSAATYPHHTAMYFLGKKIPYHQLLTDAYRFAHALSRLGVRKGDRVAIMLPNCPQTVVAYFGTLLIGAVVVMTNPMYMPRELEHQLNDSGAKVLLTLDLLFERVSKVVPSTCVQHVVVTSIQDSLPWVKSLLYPLKVKRDGMKRDVVYSDDVSSYKALLKASPAAPIIVEVDAEHDLALIQYTGGTTGVAKGVMLTHYNLVANTIQSRLWSYRSREGKESYLAALPFFHVFGVTVLMNQSVYLAGTLVMLPRFDPVQVLEAIDRQRPTIFPGAPTMYIALLQQPKAGKVDLSSIDFCISGAASLPREVQHEFERLTGGRLIEGYGMTEASPVTHANNIWETRKPGSVGIPFPDTDCRVVDPKTGEELPVGEVGELIVSGPQVMKRYWGRPDETAKVLRDGWLYTGDLGRMDEDGFFYVIDRLKDLIIAGGFNIYPREVEEVLYEHPDVAEAVVAGVVDSYRGETVKAYIVLRQGATVDAAHVSAWCRERLAAYKVPKLYEFRESLPKSMVGKVLRRKLVEEEAERQRRAERDVVVRDADVLDEESQGQEQKQERQAGPERDPSHRDDGQQS; via the coding sequence ATGACGACGAAGCGCTGGCTTGCGCATTACCCTGTCGAAGTTCCGCCTACTTATGAATATCCCCGCTGCAGCATCGCCCAATTTCTGCTCCAGTCTGCAGCCACGTATCCGCACCATACCGCCATGTATTTTCTTGGTAAAAAAATTCCGTACCATCAGCTCCTCACCGACGCATACCGCTTCGCGCACGCGCTCTCGAGACTCGGTGTACGTAAGGGGGACCGCGTCGCGATCATGCTGCCGAACTGCCCGCAGACGGTCGTCGCCTACTTCGGGACGCTGCTCATCGGAGCGGTCGTCGTCATGACGAATCCGATGTATATGCCTCGCGAGCTGGAGCACCAACTGAACGATTCCGGCGCCAAGGTATTGCTGACACTCGACCTGCTGTTCGAGCGCGTGAGCAAGGTTGTGCCGAGCACCTGCGTTCAGCATGTCGTCGTCACTTCGATTCAGGACAGTCTGCCATGGGTCAAAAGCCTCCTCTATCCCCTCAAGGTGAAACGCGACGGGATGAAGCGGGACGTCGTCTACAGCGACGACGTCTCCTCCTACAAGGCGCTGCTGAAGGCTTCGCCTGCAGCGCCTATCATCGTCGAGGTCGATGCCGAGCACGACCTCGCGCTCATCCAATACACCGGCGGTACGACCGGTGTCGCCAAGGGCGTCATGCTGACGCACTACAACCTCGTCGCTAATACGATTCAGAGCCGGCTCTGGTCGTACCGGTCGCGGGAGGGGAAGGAGTCGTATTTGGCGGCACTGCCTTTTTTTCACGTATTCGGTGTGACGGTGCTGATGAATCAATCGGTGTATCTCGCAGGTACGCTCGTGATGCTTCCGCGCTTCGATCCGGTGCAGGTGCTCGAGGCGATCGACCGGCAGAGGCCGACGATCTTCCCTGGAGCGCCAACGATGTACATTGCGCTACTGCAGCAGCCGAAGGCTGGGAAGGTCGATCTATCATCTATCGACTTCTGCATTAGTGGGGCGGCCTCACTGCCTCGGGAGGTGCAGCATGAGTTCGAACGCTTGACCGGAGGTCGATTAATTGAAGGCTACGGCATGACCGAGGCTTCGCCTGTGACGCATGCCAATAATATCTGGGAGACGCGCAAGCCGGGCTCGGTCGGCATTCCGTTCCCCGACACAGACTGCCGGGTCGTCGATCCGAAGACGGGCGAGGAGCTGCCGGTCGGTGAGGTCGGGGAGCTGATTGTGAGCGGTCCGCAGGTGATGAAGAGGTACTGGGGCAGGCCGGACGAGACGGCGAAGGTGCTGCGAGACGGTTGGTTATATACTGGCGATCTGGGCAGGATGGATGAGGACGGGTTCTTCTACGTCATCGATCGGCTCAAGGATCTGATCATTGCCGGAGGCTTCAACATCTATCCCCGCGAGGTGGAGGAGGTGCTGTATGAGCACCCCGATGTTGCCGAGGCGGTCGTCGCTGGAGTCGTGGACTCGTACAGAGGTGAGACGGTGAAGGCGTACATCGTGCTGCGTCAGGGTGCGACGGTTGATGCAGCTCACGTAAGCGCATGGTGCCGGGAGCGGCTGGCCGCCTACAAGGTGCCGAAGCTGTACGAATTTCGCGAGAGCCTGCCGAAGTCGATGGTCGGCAAGGTGCTGCGCCGTAAGCTCGTGGAGGAGGAGGCGGAGCGACAGCGGAGGGCGGAGCGTGATGTGGTCGTCCGTGATGCCGACGTCTTGGATGAGGAGTCGCAGGGGCAGGAGCAGAAGCAGGAGCGTCAGGCGGGGCCAGAGCGTGACCCAAGCCATCGCGACGATGGGCAGCAGTCGTAG
- a CDS encoding PaaI family thioesterase — protein sequence MDADQLEFLERLRRGAQGTFWDYVGAELVAITPERVIVTLQLQPHHLNQMGIVHGGVTATLLDSTMGLAAMVARPDDDVVTTNLNVHYLTPAKTGQLKITAELVHSSRKLITTQGHVYSETGELCAMATGTFRVMERRRE from the coding sequence ATGGATGCAGATCAATTGGAATTTCTGGAGAGGCTAAGGCGGGGCGCTCAAGGTACGTTCTGGGACTACGTCGGGGCGGAGCTAGTGGCGATTACGCCCGAGCGCGTCATCGTCACGCTGCAGCTTCAGCCGCATCACCTCAATCAGATGGGCATCGTCCACGGCGGAGTCACCGCGACACTGCTCGACTCCACGATGGGACTCGCAGCGATGGTGGCAAGACCAGACGACGACGTCGTGACGACGAATCTGAACGTCCACTACTTGACCCCTGCGAAGACCGGGCAGCTCAAGATTACAGCAGAGCTCGTCCACAGCTCGCGCAAGCTGATCACGACGCAAGGGCATGTGTACAGCGAGACAGGCGAACTGTGCGCGATGGCGACCGGCACGTTTCGGGTGATGGAGCGGAGACGGGAGTGA
- a CDS encoding YafY family protein — protein sequence MNLDFNGNKGFRMLDIYELLNKGELIIKAELSKRYGVTEKTIQRDIDELRVYLGDTRFSERETSIIYDRSRSGYYLSRMDREWITNEEVLAVCKILLESRAFCKEELDSLIVKLLMQVTKNDRKQVENMIRNEQFYFVPLKHGKKLLGRIWELSQYISHNEVVRIRYVRKDGMEREHEVKPVAIMFSEYYFYLVAFMSDDRHDFPTVFRVDRIGQFQGLGTKFKVPYKDKFNDGEFRKRVQFMYTGELRRVKFKFSGTSIDAVLDRLPTSEILSENEGIYLISVEVYGNGIDMWLRSQGAKVEVV from the coding sequence TTGAATCTTGATTTTAACGGTAATAAGGGGTTTCGTATGTTGGATATATACGAACTCCTCAATAAGGGTGAACTTATTATTAAGGCAGAACTTTCTAAACGATATGGAGTTACAGAAAAAACTATTCAACGTGACATTGATGAATTAAGAGTCTATCTGGGTGATACACGCTTTTCAGAGAGGGAGACTTCGATAATATATGATAGATCGCGTTCGGGATACTATCTTTCTCGTATGGATCGTGAATGGATTACCAATGAAGAGGTTTTAGCTGTCTGTAAGATCCTTCTTGAGAGTCGGGCGTTTTGCAAGGAGGAGTTAGACTCACTTATTGTAAAATTATTAATGCAAGTAACGAAAAATGACCGTAAACAGGTCGAGAACATGATTCGTAACGAGCAATTTTATTTCGTTCCATTAAAGCATGGCAAGAAGCTTCTCGGAAGAATTTGGGAGCTCTCGCAGTACATATCGCACAACGAAGTAGTCCGGATTCGTTATGTCCGCAAAGATGGTATGGAGCGGGAACATGAAGTGAAGCCGGTAGCTATAATGTTCTCAGAATACTATTTTTATTTAGTTGCATTTATGTCCGATGATCGCCATGACTTTCCTACGGTGTTTCGTGTTGATAGGATTGGACAGTTCCAAGGTCTGGGAACCAAATTTAAAGTGCCATATAAAGACAAGTTTAACGACGGGGAGTTTCGCAAAAGGGTACAGTTTATGTACACAGGTGAATTGCGCAGGGTGAAGTTTAAGTTCAGTGGAACTTCCATCGATGCTGTGCTAGACAGGTTGCCAACGTCAGAGATTTTGTCCGAAAATGAAGGGATTTATCTTATCTCGGTTGAGGTATACGGTAATGGAATCGATATGTGGTTACGAAGCCAAGGAGCGAAGGTTGAGGTGGTATAG
- a CDS encoding dynamin family protein yields MENNLRNNFITSHSLVGHPLKWAKKKTRIQYYVILEYFVNQCAGITKYANARLLQYHTMLVGDETADVLTDRDRDLNMRSMVNDRLRPWMWKYRFWLINDIALIVADKTAVEKAQEIMQRYLSKRQSTALAMLVSTLYSDEVVSHKLHFTEDMIHQYRLNRKFTEQQELRVLITANMSAGKSTLINALVGKQVARTSQEACTANLCHFLNKPVEDGSIHLLGSEINLYAEYDDLMSADNVDGSDIASYFRTFIHLEMPRRICLIDTPGVNSAINQEHGKRARRALREEHYDKLIYVLNANQLGTDDEIRYLKYVSEHVPKDKIIFVLNKLDNFKSTDDSIAASIEGVRNDLVHLGYEDPVVCPLSAYFALLLKMKMNGEAMTEDEQDAYDYYVKKFSRSEYDLSVYIPNPNTLVPAAEDKQSALAVRSGLYGLEKIVYGGINR; encoded by the coding sequence ATGGAAAATAATTTACGGAATAATTTTATAACCTCCCACAGTTTGGTAGGCCATCCATTAAAGTGGGCGAAGAAAAAAACTAGGATACAATATTATGTCATTCTCGAATACTTTGTGAACCAATGTGCAGGTATTACCAAATACGCTAATGCAAGACTGTTGCAATATCATACAATGCTAGTTGGTGATGAGACTGCAGATGTCTTAACGGATAGGGATCGTGATCTCAACATGCGTTCAATGGTAAATGACAGGTTAAGACCATGGATGTGGAAATATCGTTTTTGGCTTATTAATGATATTGCGCTTATCGTAGCAGATAAAACCGCAGTTGAAAAAGCACAGGAGATCATGCAGAGATACTTGAGCAAACGACAGTCCACTGCTCTGGCAATGCTGGTTTCGACTCTTTATTCCGATGAGGTGGTCTCGCATAAGCTGCATTTTACCGAGGATATGATTCACCAATATCGCTTAAATCGCAAATTTACAGAGCAACAGGAATTGCGAGTCTTAATTACGGCTAATATGAGCGCGGGCAAGTCTACATTAATCAATGCTCTAGTAGGCAAGCAAGTTGCCCGCACATCACAAGAAGCTTGCACAGCGAACTTATGTCACTTTTTAAATAAGCCGGTAGAAGATGGATCCATTCATTTACTAGGATCGGAGATCAATCTGTATGCAGAATATGACGATCTGATGAGTGCAGATAACGTAGATGGGAGTGATATCGCCTCTTATTTCCGCACTTTCATTCATTTGGAAATGCCACGTCGAATTTGTTTGATAGACACTCCTGGTGTAAATTCAGCGATCAATCAAGAGCATGGCAAACGGGCTCGTAGGGCACTACGGGAAGAGCACTACGATAAGCTTATCTATGTATTAAATGCTAATCAGCTTGGAACAGACGACGAGATACGTTACTTGAAATACGTTTCCGAACATGTGCCTAAGGATAAAATCATTTTTGTATTAAATAAGCTTGATAACTTCAAAAGTACTGACGATTCCATTGCTGCCAGCATCGAGGGTGTCCGAAATGATCTTGTCCATCTCGGGTATGAAGATCCTGTTGTATGCCCGTTGTCAGCGTACTTCGCATTATTGTTGAAAATGAAGATGAATGGTGAGGCCATGACGGAGGATGAGCAAGATGCATATGACTACTACGTGAAAAAATTCAGCAGGTCGGAGTATGACCTGTCTGTCTACATTCCTAACCCAAACACATTAGTGCCGGCTGCTGAAGACAAACAATCGGCGCTAGCAGTGAGAAGCGGACTTTACGGTCTGGAGAAAATAGTATACGGAGGAATTAATCGATGA